The following are encoded in a window of Neomicrococcus lactis genomic DNA:
- a CDS encoding YihY/virulence factor BrkB family protein: MTVTPNSGTRSALDTIESSEPDYVEVIENPPRLHGNVLKYSMGRALREFTRDGCMDMAAGLTYRAVFAIFPGLLALVSLLGVVGQAEKTTQFMMDLIRQMGSADMAQTLEQPIMQLASSSGAGLGLIVGILGGIWTASNYVVAFSKSLNTIFEVDEGRPIFSLRAVTYTVTLVIVLLATLAIAILIMSGPVATGIGAVIGLGPEALMVWNIAKWPLLVIIAVIMISILYYWTPNARQSKFRFLSVGALVALLVIAIATVGFSIYVANFGSYNATYGSIGGVIVFLLWLWIMNAVLLFGAEVDAELERGRQLQSGIVAEDTLRLPVRGYKATLKKEEKYIKDVQQAKELRQQYNPDQHIDEEALQEKRFWTALGGGLAVLLGVGLVRKIRGEGPIFKDLDGEDA; encoded by the coding sequence ATGACCGTGACGCCCAACAGCGGCACCCGATCTGCTCTTGACACCATCGAATCAAGCGAACCTGATTACGTTGAGGTCATCGAGAACCCGCCGCGACTCCACGGTAACGTCTTGAAGTATTCGATGGGCCGGGCGCTACGTGAATTCACGCGGGATGGCTGCATGGATATGGCCGCCGGCCTCACGTACCGCGCCGTGTTTGCCATCTTCCCCGGACTGCTGGCCCTCGTCTCCCTTTTGGGCGTCGTGGGTCAGGCTGAAAAGACCACCCAGTTCATGATGGACCTGATCCGGCAAATGGGTTCGGCCGATATGGCGCAGACGCTCGAACAGCCCATCATGCAGCTAGCCTCTTCAAGCGGTGCCGGCCTCGGTTTGATCGTCGGTATCCTCGGCGGCATCTGGACGGCATCGAACTACGTGGTGGCGTTCAGCAAATCCCTCAACACCATCTTTGAAGTGGACGAAGGCCGTCCGATTTTCTCCTTGCGCGCCGTGACCTACACAGTGACGCTGGTGATTGTGTTGCTCGCTACGCTCGCGATCGCGATTCTGATCATGTCCGGACCAGTTGCCACCGGCATTGGCGCCGTCATTGGACTGGGCCCTGAGGCCCTCATGGTTTGGAACATCGCCAAGTGGCCGCTGTTGGTCATCATCGCGGTCATCATGATTTCGATCCTCTATTACTGGACTCCCAACGCTCGCCAGTCCAAGTTCCGTTTCTTGTCCGTTGGCGCGCTCGTCGCGTTGCTGGTTATTGCCATCGCCACGGTTGGCTTCTCCATCTACGTCGCCAACTTCGGTAGCTACAACGCCACGTATGGCTCTATTGGTGGCGTGATCGTGTTCCTGTTGTGGCTCTGGATCATGAACGCCGTGCTGTTGTTTGGTGCCGAAGTGGATGCTGAGTTGGAGCGCGGCCGCCAGTTGCAGTCCGGAATCGTTGCTGAAGACACCCTGCGCCTTCCAGTTCGCGGCTACAAGGCCACACTCAAGAAGGAAGAAAAGTACATCAAGGATGTGCAGCAGGCTAAGGAGCTTCGCCAGCAGTACAACCCGGACCAGCACATCGACGAGGAGGCGTTGCAGGAGAAGCGCTTCTGGACGGCCCTCGGCGGCGGTCTGGCAGTCTTGCTCGGCGTAGGTCTGGTGCGCAAGATCCGTGGCGAAGGCCCGATCTTTAAGGATCTAGACGGCGAAGACGCCTAA
- the aroQ gene encoding type II 3-dehydroquinate dehydratase, with amino-acid sequence MSCIMIINGPNLNLLGKREPEIYGTTTLAEIQDSCQKLADERGVELEFLQSNHEGAIIDWIHEARERCDAILINPGAFTHTSVAIRDALSAFNGPKVECHLSNVHTREEFRHHSYISPVVNSIIIGAGWRGYPMGLNYLIDSLADKK; translated from the coding sequence ATGAGCTGCATCATGATCATCAATGGCCCTAACCTGAATCTTCTCGGCAAGCGGGAACCGGAAATATACGGAACCACCACGCTCGCCGAGATTCAGGACTCTTGCCAGAAACTAGCTGACGAACGCGGAGTGGAGCTGGAGTTCCTCCAGTCCAACCACGAAGGTGCCATCATCGACTGGATCCATGAGGCCCGCGAGCGCTGCGACGCCATCCTGATCAACCCAGGTGCCTTCACGCACACGTCGGTTGCCATCCGCGATGCACTCTCCGCGTTCAACGGCCCCAAGGTGGAATGCCACCTCTCCAACGTGCACACGCGCGAGGAGTTCCGCCACCACTCTTACATCTCCCCCGTGGTCAACTCGATCATCATTGGAGCGGGATGGCGCGGGTACCCGATGGGTTTGAATTACTTGATCGATTCTCTGGCCGATAAGAAGTAA